From Lucilia cuprina isolate Lc7/37 chromosome 4, ASM2204524v1, whole genome shotgun sequence:
aataaaaaattatgaagtgTGGAAATGGTTGTGTGtataaagtaataaattgtaaaataaaaaaattaaattccaattaatttagttttgggGAAAATGCAGCTTTTTTCGGGAGTATTTTCTttcaacaatttaatatttataattttttttccaaaagaggggaaacaattttttttatttgcctggtttgttaataaattttgttttaattttttattttctttcgcTATTAATGGCGTTGAAGTtttatgttataattttttattttattttttgatttatgcttgtcttaaaagtttaaaagaggAATATTTTACTGCATTTTAAtgcgttaaaatttatttatatatctttataatatttcacttttttccaattataatagtttgtatgaaaattttttttcaaaaatttaaaggcGTAAAATTGTCACAGATCATCAGTTGGTTTGTTTGCATTTAGATTGTTTAGGGAGTGTGTTTCTACgagtgtttttaaatattttttttgacaatttatttttacatgttGCATTCATTCAGGGTGTTTTTAATGGTGTGAATTTGTCGTAGGAGTTTAGTGAAATTGGATATTTTTTCTTCTggagtgttttatttttaagaaaagtaataAAGTTAATCAGTAgctaaatatttgaaaagtttttgaaattaagagattttttattaacttcaaatggttgatttttaaaaataattattgtatacttaaataaattaattgactACTGGCTGTTTTTTTAATCAGAATGAAGtatttttttcacatatttattatgAGAAAGAAATTTGTTGTCATTTgactataacaacaaatatgtaattaatACTTATTTAAGGCTAAACTTTGTCTTGTattcaaataatacaaaaaatatacactttaaaaaactgtgttttaaagcatttaaacaattaattaccTATTTTGACCTTAATATCAACAAAGGGTTAATTTAGTTTTACGTTAGTTTTTCAGACtttatgaaatatttctatttattgacttaattatttttggagGGATTAATAGCTGAACATCAGTCGACTTGCAGAAATAACCCAACAGATCGACAATGAGTTTAttctgactatagattagactataggctacactttagattaaattatagactatagactagactatagacaagactatagactaggctatagactagactaaagactagactaaagactagactatagacaagactatagactaggctatagactagactatagactggactatagactagactatagactagactatagactagactatagactagactatagactagactataaactagactatagactagaNNNNNNNNNNNNNNNNNNNNNNNNNNNNNNNNNNNNNNNNNNNNNNNNNNNNNNNNNNNNNNNNNNNNNNNNNNNNNNNNNNNNNNNNNNNNNNNNNNNNttcagttctagttcagttctagttcagttctaattcagttctaattcagttctaattcagttctaattcagttctaattcagttctaattcagttctaattcagttctaattcagttctagttcagttctagatataTTGTGATTCTAatctttttagttttagttttgatataaattaatatcaaaaaaaaacttaccatCATTACGTCCCGCCCAACAATGAGCTGATGTTGACAGCATTATAAATAACAGCCACATAAACAACCACTTTGAAACCGCAACCGTTTTATTCAAGTTATTGGAACAGCCGTAGAGCAATTGGCATAAATTGCCAAATAATGAGGATGAACTTAAGGTAACGCCATCATCAGCAATGATCTTACAATCAACAATATCACTAAGTGTTatagatgatgatgacgatgttgcTGCTCCCACACCAATTATATCCAAATTCTTTTGTTCTAAATTACATTCGCTGCCAATAGTATCACGATTATATTGTTTAAAGCACCTACATTCCTTATTTAATATCGTTGTATACGAAGgatttgttaatattaaagaTGATGATAATGAAGAAGATGGTGATGTTGTAGAACatgattgtgtttttgtttctgtAGTTGTGGTTGTTGGTGAGGGAGAgtgtgttttagttttaatgatttttgaatttgtataaaataaaaattctttataattaatataggaATTCTTAAGTGTTATCTTGTCTagattttcttcattttctttttcctcTTCTTCTACTTCAGCTGTTTGCGTGTCCTGATGAGTTTTGCTTAatcttaaaagaatattttccttaatatttcCAGCTTCTAAGTGATTATCATACACCGCCTCCTCGTCTCCATTCTCATTATTATAGTCTGCTTCATTGTCTAGCTGGTCATCACAGTTTTTCGAGGACATGAAAGTTTtcatgtagtttttatatatttgttgctCCGCCAAGTCTTGGACATTGCTGAGCATAattttgctgttgctgttattattatttttattatgttgattataatttaaacaatgacATCTTGACAACACTGACGTGTTGTTAGTTTTAATGCTGGTGGTGCCGTGATGGTCCTTCGTAATGTAAGGACCACGACCACACGTTAAGTTTCGTTGTTGTAGTTGATTTTCTGTATCTACTTGTTCTGTTAGTTGTAGTACTTCATGCCTCACAGTTTGTTGCATAAGTGGTGgtggttgctgttgttgttttaatatggaaccatgtgttttttgttttagagaCGGCTCCTGTTGTTGTAATTGTAGTAGATTTCTACGACCACGTTCTCGTAAATGTTTTGTACTACGATTGTTCGCATAGTTTACAAATGAGGTTGAtagagatgatgatgatgataatgatgttgaaGAAGTTGTTGCTGATGACGAGGGTCTAACTTCTTTAAGGTGTTCtttctgttgctgctgttgtcttgttttattattagagGCGTATtgcagttttgttgttgttggttttatcGTTGTTGTGGTCTCTAATGCAggcatttcataatttttataatatttatcctTTTGTTGTAAATTGTGCTCCTTAACCTGCTTTTCTTCCTGGTATTCTGATCTTACTTGTAATTCTTGttcctgttgttgttgtatagtATTATGACAACAGCTGCTACTACTTGTAGTATTAGTACAACTGCTACTCATGCTAGTCATTATACAAACACACTCCTCCTGTTGGCTACAACTCTTGGCTGGTGTAGTCAGTTTGGGAGTATTACTGCAACAAGGTCTGCTACTActactgctgttgttgcttttgttgttgttaatgttaGTGCTATTCGAATTTATAgcattattatgattattacgACTGCTATTCAGACGATTACGGGCCACATGTGTCTGTTGCTGTAATACTACTGtcgctgctgctgttgttgttgatgtcgttgttgttgctgctatatCTTGTTCATTACCCTTACTTTGAGATGTTTTTGACTGGGCTCgtgtcgttgttgttgctgttgtgtttgTAACAACATTCTTACACGGTTGCAAAAAAGGCGCTAAATATATTAATGTCGCCCTCATTTTTGTTGCCGTcatcgttgttgttgctgtcgttCCTTCCAAAGATGTTGTGGCGTGTTttgaattctaaaataaaaaaagaaaaggaaaaacaagcggagtgttaaaaaaatactgcAAAAAAGACACATCAagacattaaatataaataacttaaaaaatgttgtaaaaagaaaaaaaatactctactcctctttattttaaacttaaatgaaaaatatacttGCAACGTTTTTCATTCCAGTTCCCAGAAacgtgtaaaaatatttgattgttGTTCCCCCTGtcattattatttcttaattttttttctttagttaatttttttgctaCAGCTGTGCAAGATATTTCGTTCTAAAACAGGGGTTGTATTTGCGCCTTAATAAGCTTTAACCTTAAACATTATAGATTTGCTTTTATACCCCATCTCTTATGTGCCCTTCTCCTCTTATATAAATTCAAGTcatatcaaaaattataaatttaatacattaagGAAATTGAAACAACAATATGGGCCTGGATAAAATTTATAGACTTTTAGGAAAGTTTTCTGCTGCAAACGAAACACCATCTATAGAATACtttactttaaagtttattttattagctttagtctagtctatagtctagtctatagtctagtctatagtctagtctatagtctagtctatagtctagtctatagtctagtctatagtctagtctatagtctagNNNNNNNNNNNNNNNNNNNNNNNNNNNNNNNNNNNNNNNNNNNNNNNNNNNNNNNNNNNNNNNNNNNNNNNNNNNNNNNNNNNNNNNNNNNNNNNNNNNNAAACAGCACAAAAATGATAAAACTgaatctttttaatttaagttaaatgaaaatatatgacAGCTGAGAAACACACGCGTCTATTCAGTCATAGCGTTACCAGACcatgatataaaaatatttaaatttcactaaaaatttgaaattgcagtaataatttgaaaaatcgctagaaatgaaaatttcaatcgTGTTTTAAAATTC
This genomic window contains:
- the LOC124419645 gene encoding rho GTPase-activating protein gacF-like, giving the protein MRATLIYLAPFLQPCKNVVTNTTATTTTRAQSKTSQSKGNEQDIAATTTTSTTTAAATVVLQQQTHVARNRLNSSRNNHNNAINSNSTNINNNKSNNSSSSSRPCCSNTPKLTTPAKSCSQQEECVCIMTSMSSSCTNTTSSSSCCHNTIQQQQEQELQVRSEYQEEKQVKEHNLQQKDKYYKNYEMPALETTTTIKPTTTKLQYASNNKTRQQQQQKEHLKEVRPSSSATTSSTSLSSSSSLSTSFVNYANNRSTKHLRERGRRNLLQLQQQEPSLKQKTHETKTQSCSTTSPSSSLSSSLILTNPSYTTILNKECRCFKQYNRDTIGSECNLEQKNLDIIGVGAATSSSSSITLSDIVDCKIIADDGVTLSSSSLFGNLCQLLYGCSNNLNKTVAVSKWLFMWLLFIMLSTSAHCWAGRNDVVRHHHHPRSRCRRRICRFTQQPFLFINKRFQLNDIERKEQNNSNNCKR